The genomic segment TTTGGTATTGAGGTCTTTAGAAGTTCTAAATGCACTCCAAACTAGCTTTTCATCTATTTGTGAAAGCAAATATGGGGTAGAATGCATTACAATTCAAGTTGTGTTAAAATACAATCTGTTATTGTGTAATTATGGTATTCCCAACAAATGTTTAACGTGTTCATTTCCGGTAGGTAACCTCCTCTTCGCCGACACCATCCTACTGCTGACCAGCCAACTGCTGTACATATTAGCCGTCGCTGGGTTGTTTGTGATCCGATATATATGTGTTGTGATTGTGTTGGTGGCCATTTTCACCAGCGCTGTTTCCCCTCTCAACTTGTCTGTGATGTCGCTAGAGAGGTATGTTTGCTTATACACTTTCCCCTATTTAGGCCCCCAGGCAAAAGAGGTTTCTAACCTCaagggttaaataaaggttaaatagtgtactacttttgaccagggcctatattTGGTACTCAATAAAAATGATCCTTTCCAGGTACGTGGCTATCTGTTATCCTCTGAGGCATGCCTCCATTGTCACCCCCAGGACTACGGGCGTGGTCATTGCTGTGGTGTGGATCCTGTGTTCCCTAAACACTATCATTAAGCTTGTCATGCTGCTGGTTCTAGAGTCCATGCCCCTGGACCAGTTCATGCAGGAATTCTGCTCTACCAGCGAGCTTTTCCACCTGAAGATTCACAACCAGGTAGACAACGTGTTCATCAGCATCGTCTTCATGACCGTTGGTTTTATCATCATATACTCCTACATCGCTATGATGATGGTAGCCAAGTCGGCCTCCGCAGACAAGGACATAAACAGCAAGGCTCGTAACACGGTTCTCCTGCACCTGATCCAGCTAGGCCTgagtctctcctccaccctggttCCTACTATAGTGTCAGCCTTGAAATCCAGAGCAATGGACAAAGCCACACAGATTGAGTATATTGTGTTTATCATCCTGATTATCCTGCCCAGGTGTCTGAGTCCTCTGATCTACGGCCTGAGAGACAAGGCATTCAGACACATCCTCATGTACCATCTCACCTGTGGCCTCAGATGCGCAGTGGAGCCCATTAAAATCTCCGGCTATTGATGTTTTTTTCTTGTAACAGAAACGTTTCTTCCGTTTTTAATGAAAACTGTTTTTAAGAACTTGTAATAATGCTGAAAGAATGAACTAAACTAAAACACAGGTATGTGAATGTTTTACAGGGACAATCTGCAGTTGGTACATACTTTTTTTACCTTACAAATAAGTGAAGGATAtgcacccattgattcttgaagaatattaCTCATACTTCGGCTTCTGATGGGGTTCGAGGCATttagtaaatgtaaacaaacactctaTAGCCTCAAAACGCGGTGAAAACTATCGTTTTGATATCATGGaatgtcagtccttgcatccatagcacTTTCTTTGAATTTGAGAGTAGTTACGTTTCTCCTCCGCCTCATCTGTCAGCGTTTTACCGAAACAGTggcgctttgttattgtttcaactgcggaTTGCCCCTTTAACTAGAAACCACAGTATGTATGTTTTCCTGTAATACAATTCATTAAATAAACCCCTTGATTTTTAGGAATATTTCATAAAAGGGATTTGACCTTCTCATGCTTCCCAAGCTTCATTACCTTGAAATGTTCATTCACTCTTTGATCCATCGCAGTGACCCACTCCTCTGTTTGCCCAGCAGATGGAGCCAAAGTGCAGTTACAGCCTTCCAGCACCGGCCCTTTGGTCACATACACTGCTTTAACCAGACTGAACAGTGCGCCCAATGATGAGTACAGCTTTCAGTCAGCCTTAACCAGGCTACCTAGCCACACTTCCTTCAATGTGCCATGTAGATTACACATTTTTATCTCATTGCTAAGACATCTCCTCATCAAATAATCGGATCACCTGATTCATACAAAACCAATCACAGACACaacagaggcacagagagagaaagcaagtaTGGATAAATGCACTTTAATATATTCACAAAGTAATTCAGCATCAGTGCTTTAccaacaagagaaagagagaaattggCACTTAGTAcggtatgtggtgtgtgtgactatCGAGTGATGATGTTATCCATCCACTGTGACAAAGAGGATTTAGTGACAGAGGgatgtgtcctaaatggcaccctattccacatTTAGTGCACTAGACCTAcatttgaccaggtcccatagggtgccatttgggacacattattttccaaaagtagtgcactttaaagggaatacatttacatgttagtcatttatcagacactcttatccagagtgacttacagtagtgagtgcagacATTTTTCATACTGGTCTCCCATGGGACGTGCCATACTGAGCCACGTGTCACCCATTTGGGACCTATTTGGGACAGATCCCCCCCAGCCCCCAGCATCCACAATCTGACGTAGATACATGAGCCTACTTACCCAGGGGGCAACATTTGGCATTGTAAACTGGTCTTCTGCTTATAAAGATAACCTGGTTACAACAAGGTAATGGAGACATCTGGGAAAAACCACATATTTTGGCTGTTTTCTGGTCGCTAAAAATATGTCTAAAAAAAACATACTTTTCTGACCTCACTTTGCAATTGCATGatatttacactgagtgtacaaaactttaggaacaactgctctttccatgacaggtgAATAAaggtgaacgctatgatcccttatttatgtcacttgttaaatccactttaatcagtgtagataaagaggaggagacccgttaaagaatgattttaaacctggagacagttgagacatggattgtaatgtgtgtgtcattcagagggtgaatggacaagactaAATATTCACGTCCTTTATCACGGGTTGTGACAGTAGGTGCGAGGCACAAAGGTTTCGGTGtgtgaagaactgcaacgctgcaggggttttcatgctcaacagctTCCTGTGTGTAACcgaccaacttgacacaacatgTTGGAGTCaccatgggtcagcatccctgtggaacgctttcgacacgtTGCAGAGTCCACGCCCGACGAATTGAGGTTGTTCTTAGGGCAAAggggagtgcaactcaatattaggaaggtgttcct from the Oncorhynchus keta strain PuntledgeMale-10-30-2019 chromosome 33, Oket_V2, whole genome shotgun sequence genome contains:
- the LOC118366075 gene encoding odorant receptor 131-2-like isoform X1, which gives rise to MSNTTPPFQLLSNNISLTNQRLAVPMRTFMGFLSVSPCLLFLYINTIMLYSLKSKPMFRETSRYILFGNLLFADTILLLTSQLLYILAVAGLFVIRYICVVIVLVAIFTSAVSPLNLSVMSLERYVAICYPLRHASIVTPRTTGVVIAVVWILCSLNTIIKLVMLLVLESMPLDQFMQEFCSTSELFHLKIHNQVDNVFISIVFMTVGFIIIYSYIAMMMVAKSASADKDINSKARNTVLLHLIQLGLSLSSTLVPTIVSALKSRAMDKATQIEYIVFIILIILPRCLSPLIYGLRDKAFRHILMYHLTCGLRCAVEPIKISGY
- the LOC118366075 gene encoding odorant receptor 131-2-like isoform X2, yielding MSNTTPPFQLLSNNISLTNQRLAVPMRTFMGFLSVSPCLLFLYINTIMLYSLKSKPMFRETSRYILFGNLLFADTILLLTSQLLYILAVAGLFVIRYICVVIVLVAIFTSAVSPLNLSVMSLERTTGVVIAVVWILCSLNTIIKLVMLLVLESMPLDQFMQEFCSTSELFHLKIHNQVDNVFISIVFMTVGFIIIYSYIAMMMVAKSASADKDINSKARNTVLLHLIQLGLSLSSTLVPTIVSALKSRAMDKATQIEYIVFIILIILPRCLSPLIYGLRDKAFRHILMYHLTCGLRCAVEPIKISGY